The genomic DNA GAACCGGCCGCGGCCCCGGCGGCCGGGGGATATCGGGCTCGGCGACAAGAATCGCGTCCGTTGCAAACGTAAGCTGCTCCGGCACATTCAATTGAGAAGCCGGCAGAACCTTGATCCAGAATCCTTTGAATCGCACAGTCTGAGATTTGCCGGCGCGGGCCGCAGCGATGGCCGCGGAGTTCACACTCTCGAAGACCTGGCCGATCCACTGCAGCCAGGGACCTCCCTGTTTTGAAAATCCTTCACCGAGGACCAGCATTTTTCTGGCGCGGGTGACGGCGACATAGAGCAGGCGTTTTTCTTCTTCATATTGCTGGTCGTCTTCCCAGCGCTTTTCCTGAAGCACCAGCGCGTGCGGCAGCGGTTTGCGGTGCAATCCATATGCAGCGCCGGCGAGCAGCCCCCAGCGGTCACTGAAGAACGTCCGCTCGCCGGAACTCCGGCCGGTGCGGGCCGCAAGATCCGGGATGATCACAATGTCGAATTCGAGCCCCTTCGCCTGATGAATGGTCAATACGCGCACCACTTCATCCGCCTGCGAAACGATCTGCGCTTCGGACTCCCGGACGCTGGTGTCGTGCGCGCGCTCGCGGAGATAGCGCACCACGTCGTCCAGCGCCGTCGTCCCCTGCCTGCCGAGTTCACGCGTGATCTCAATCAGCTTGCCGATATTGGCGGCACGCTGCGGCCCGTTTTTCTGCCCGATCATGACGGCGTCGAAATCTGTCCTGCGGATGATGTCCTGAAGGATCTCGGCGGCAGTGGCGGTGTCGCGTTTGCCGGACCAATGAGAAAGCAACTCTTCGAAAAGATCCGGGGGCGCAGGCGAGACGCTGCCGGCCAGTTGCTGGAAGGTCATGCCGAAGAGCGAAGAGGTGAGAACTGTCGCGCGAAGGAGCTCATCGCCGGGACGCAGAACGAGTTCCAGAAACGCGATCAGATCGGAGATTTCGGATTTCTGGTAGAACGCTGTGCCTTGCACGACGTAGACCGGAATCTCATGAGCTTCAAGGGCGGAAAGATAAACCTCGACGTTCGTCATCGCCCGCATCAGGAGCGCGACCTCTCTCCAGGACCGGATCCGCCCGGAGGCTTTCCATTGTTTGAGGAGCCGTGCGATCGCTTCGGCCTCCATTTCGCGGCCTTTCGCCGCCTTCGCTCCTTCTTCAGCTGCAACGTAAGTAATGCCGAGGAATTCCGCCTCCGATTTCGGTTTCAATCGGTCGGCCTCGCTAAAACGGACGCGGTATGAAAAATCGATGCCGCCTGGATCGGCGTCCATGACCTTGCCCCTGCCATCCATCATCCGGCTGCAAAGCTGGTTCGAAAATTCCACGATCGGGGCGGCGGAACGATAGTTGTCCTGCAAATGCTGGACATCGCCGCCTTCCTCGCGAATGCGGTTCAGCATCCGGAAGAACACAGTGACACGGGCCCGCCGGAATCGATAGATCGATTGCTTGGGGTCGCCGACGATCATCAGTTTCTGCGGACTCAGGCGGCCGGGCTGCAGCGGATCCTCCGCGAGGAGCGAGATAATGTCCGCCTGTACCTCGTCCGTGTCCTGAAACTCGTCGACCAGCAAAGCCTGAAACCGATTCTGGTAATGCCGCCGGATCGTGTCGTCGTCTTTCAGGAGATTACGGACTGCCAGCAGAAGATCGTCGAAGTCCATGGCACCGGCGGCGCGCTTCTTCGTCCGGAATCTGCCGGTGGATAAAGCCACGAGGCTGGAGAGGCGTTCCGCCGCGGCAACACCTGCGATTTGTCCGACGCGCGGAAGCAGGGCATTCGGATCGTCCCGTTTGCGCAGAGCGTGCTTTGCTTTTCTGCCTTCGAGTTCGTCCGCGAGCTCGCCGACCTTCTGAAAATCGGCGCCGCCATAAGGACGAACCTCATCCGCGATCTCTTTCTCGATCTCCGCTGCGGCGCGTCGCTGATCTTCGATACGCGACCTCAGCCAGTCTTCGCCGGCGCCGAGGCTGTTCAGCCAGTAGCCGGCTGACACGACAGTCTCCACCAGGCCTTCGAATCCAAAGTCGCCAAAGAGCTGTTCAACATCTTCGTTGCCGGAACGGATTTCCTGGCGGATTGTTTCACGGGCCGCCTCGCGAGCCAAGTCGAGACTTCGCTGTTCATCCAAAATGGTAAATCCGGGATCGATGCCGGCCCCGAAGCCGCGCTCGCGAAGAAGAATGCCGCAGAATCCGTGGATGGTGGAGATCGGCGCGACCGGCAAAAGCGCAATCGTTTTCATCCAGTGACCCGGCTTTGCGTAGAGCGCCGAACGGATTCTCTCTCGCATCTCCGCAGCGGCTTTCTCCGTGAAGGTGACGGCCGCGATGCGAAGAGGATCGCTTCCGCGTTCGAGCAGTTCGAGATACACCTCGACCAGCCGCCGG from Terriglobia bacterium includes the following:
- a CDS encoding UvrD-helicase domain-containing protein encodes the protein MSTFDKNTVVLASAGTGKTRRLVEVYLELLERGSDPLRIAAVTFTEKAAAEMRERIRSALYAKPGHWMKTIALLPVAPISTIHGFCGILLRERGFGAGIDPGFTILDEQRSLDLAREAARETIRQEIRSGNEDVEQLFGDFGFEGLVETVVSAGYWLNSLGAGEDWLRSRIEDQRRAAAEIEKEIADEVRPYGGADFQKVGELADELEGRKAKHALRKRDDPNALLPRVGQIAGVAAAERLSSLVALSTGRFRTKKRAAGAMDFDDLLLAVRNLLKDDDTIRRHYQNRFQALLVDEFQDTDEVQADIISLLAEDPLQPGRLSPQKLMIVGDPKQSIYRFRRARVTVFFRMLNRIREEGGDVQHLQDNYRSAAPIVEFSNQLCSRMMDGRGKVMDADPGGIDFSYRVRFSEADRLKPKSEAEFLGITYVAAEEGAKAAKGREMEAEAIARLLKQWKASGRIRSWREVALLMRAMTNVEVYLSALEAHEIPVYVVQGTAFYQKSEISDLIAFLELVLRPGDELLRATVLTSSLFGMTFQQLAGSVSPAPPDLFEELLSHWSGKRDTATAAEILQDIIRRTDFDAVMIGQKNGPQRAANIGKLIEITRELGRQGTTALDDVVRYLRERAHDTSVRESEAQIVSQADEVVRVLTIHQAKGLEFDIVIIPDLAARTGRSSGERTFFSDRWGLLAGAAYGLHRKPLPHALVLQEKRWEDDQQYEEEKRLLYVAVTRARKMLVLGEGFSKQGGPWLQWIGQVFESVNSAAIAAARAGKSQTVRFKGFWIKVLPASQLNVPEQLTFATDAILVAEPDIPRPPGPRPVPELDMTPSDLGALNGCFRFFHWTRILGLPEPGCEPSGDTPQMKLGSIAHNFLETAVKPPAAAVLKEAGVPDLENVFESSAWLELAAADPERELPFIMHLPVNGKDCWVRGRMDAAVGGDLPRVIDYKYAVWHEPGETAYEIQMTAYGLALMKALGTDRAVAELWYLKAPMKIIRREYARDEAESRLRKLFSRYFEALDRDDWPAADRSYCDRVECGFRERCWGTF